A single Micromonospora luteifusca DNA region contains:
- a CDS encoding MBL fold metallo-hydrolase, whose product MRQVTVLGSSGAFPEAGRACSGFVVDWDGYRLVLDLGYATLPRLLGHWPDGAVDAVVITHEHPDHCIDLHGLFRMRFYGDFRGPRLPLYCPPGVLDRISGLEPDVDLHAVFDLHPVPGNYRVGPFDLTGVALPHHVPNAGIRIQADGMALAYSGDTGPTPALAELGRDADLFIVEATDRDGETNRPTRNLLTSTEAGHWARRAGARRLMLTHFWPGNDRAAAVAAAQLEFDGVVLAAEEDLTVILGTPDR is encoded by the coding sequence GGCCTGTAGCGGTTTCGTGGTGGACTGGGACGGCTACCGCTTGGTGCTCGACCTTGGCTACGCCACGCTGCCACGGCTGCTCGGGCACTGGCCAGATGGTGCGGTGGACGCTGTTGTCATCACCCACGAGCACCCCGATCACTGCATCGACCTGCACGGGCTGTTCCGGATGCGGTTCTACGGTGACTTCCGTGGACCACGGCTGCCGTTGTACTGCCCGCCAGGCGTGCTCGACCGGATTAGCGGCCTGGAGCCGGACGTCGACCTACATGCGGTCTTCGACCTGCATCCGGTGCCCGGCAACTACCGGGTGGGGCCGTTCGACTTGACCGGAGTGGCACTCCCGCACCACGTGCCCAACGCAGGCATTCGCATACAGGCCGACGGGATGGCCTTGGCCTACTCGGGAGACACCGGCCCAACTCCCGCGTTGGCCGAACTCGGCCGTGACGCCGATCTGTTCATCGTCGAGGCCACCGACCGCGACGGCGAGACCAACCGACCCACACGCAATCTACTGACCTCCACCGAAGCCGGTCACTGGGCTCGTCGGGCGGGTGCCCGCCGCCTGATGCTCACCCACTTCTGGCCAGGCAACGACCGGGCAGCCGCAGTGGCCGCCGCACAGTTGGAGTTCGACGGTGTTGTGCTGGCGGCCGAAGAAGACCTCACCGTCATCCTCGGGACACCAGATCGCTGA